One segment of Nyctibius grandis isolate bNycGra1 chromosome 11, bNycGra1.pri, whole genome shotgun sequence DNA contains the following:
- the LOC137668999 gene encoding creatine kinase B-type-like, with translation MHMVTAVGSDMPFSNSHNLLKMKHCVDEEFPDLSVHNNHMAKVLTLDLYKKLRDKQTSSGFTLDDVIQTGVDNPGHPFIMTVGCVAGDEESYEVFKELFDPVIEDRHGGYKPTDEHKTDLNADNLQGGDDLDPNYVLSSRVRTGRSIRGFCLPPHCSRGERRAIEKLSVEALGSLKGDLKGKYYALRNMTDAEQQQLIDDHFLFDKPVSPLLLASGMARDWPDARGIWHNDNKTFLVWINEEDHLRVISMQKGGNMKEVFTRFCTGLTQIETLFKSKKYEFMWNPHLGYILTCPSNLGTGLRAGVHIKLPNLGKHEKFGEILKRLRLQKRGTGGVDTAAVGGVFDVSNADRLGFSEVELVQMVVDGVKLLIKMEKLLEKGQSIDDLIPAQK, from the exons ATGCACATGG TGACTGCGGTAGGGTCAGACATGCCGTTCTCAAACAGCCACAACCTCCTGAAGATGAAGCACTGTGTTGATGAGGAGTTCCCTGACCTCAGCGTGCACAACAATCACATGGCCAAGGTGTTGACCCTGGACCTGTACAAGAAGTTGAGGGATAAACAAACTTCCAGTGGATTTACGCTGGATGATGTCATCCAGACTGGGGTTGACAACCCAG GCCATCCCTTCATAATGACAGTAGGATGCGTAGCTGGTGATGAAGAAAGCTATGAAGTGTTTAAGGAGCTCTTTGATCCAGTTATTGAAGACAGGCATGGTGGCTACAAACCAACTGATGAGCACAAGACTGACCTGAACGCTGATAACCTGCAG GGAGGTGATGACCTGGATCCCAATTACGTGCTAAGTTCCCGTGTCAGAACTGGTAGAAGCATCCGTGGATTCTGTCTTCCCCCGCACTGTAGTCGAGGAGAGAGGCGGGCTATCGAAAAGCTCTCTGTTGAAG CTCTGGGGAGCCTGAAGGGTGATCTCAAGGGGAAGTACTATGCTCTGAGGAACATGActgatgcagagcagcagcagctgattgATGATCACTTCTTGTTTGACAAGCcagtttctcctcttctgttGGCGTCTGGGATGGCACGAGATTGGCCTGACGCCAGGGGTATCTG GCACAATGATAACAAGACTTTCCTTGTTTGGATCAATGAGGAGGATCACCTTAGAGTTATTTCCATGCAGAAAGGTGGCAACATGAAGGAAGTATTTACCCGCTTCTGTACTGGGCTAACACAG ATAGAAACTCTCTTCAAGTCCAAAAAGTACGAGTTCATGTGGAATCCACACTTGGGCTACATCCTGACCTGCCCATCTAACCTTGGAACAGGGCTTCGTGCTGGTGTGCACATCAAGCTACCAAACCTTGGGAAACATGAGAAGTTCGGAGAAATCCTTAAGAGGCTTCGGCTGCAGAAACGAGGCACAG GTGGTGTGGACACAGCTGCTGTCGGAGGGGTGTTTGATGTCTCCAATGCTGATCGTCTTGGCTTCTCTGAGGTGGAGCTGGTGCAGATGGTGGTGGATGGTGTGAAGCTCctcattaaaatggaaaaactccTTGAAAAAGGCCAGTCCATTGACGACCTCATACCAGCTCAGAAATAA